Proteins encoded in a region of the Mycolicibacterium neoaurum genome:
- a CDS encoding PAS and ANTAR domain-containing protein: MTDDGPDEQPAVERVLADGGPRRVGWYRFYFADDRWEWSPEVERMHGYEPGTARPTTELVLVHKHPDDCGQVAATLDEVRRTATAFSTRHRIVDTHGDTHDVVVVGDRLFDESRHTVIGSHGFYIDLTPPRATRSREQQNQVSEAVVEITEARSGIEQAKGMLMLVYRIGEDAAFELLRWRSQETNTRLKSLAQQLVKDFLELDYHEQLPHRSVYDRLLLTAHLRADC; encoded by the coding sequence ATGACCGATGACGGACCAGACGAGCAACCGGCGGTCGAGCGTGTGCTCGCCGATGGGGGACCTCGTCGCGTCGGTTGGTACCGGTTCTACTTCGCCGACGATCGATGGGAATGGTCGCCGGAAGTCGAGCGTATGCACGGCTACGAGCCGGGCACCGCACGGCCGACGACCGAGTTGGTGCTCGTGCACAAGCATCCCGACGACTGCGGTCAGGTCGCCGCGACACTGGACGAGGTTCGCCGCACCGCAACCGCTTTCAGCACCCGGCACCGCATCGTCGACACGCACGGCGATACCCATGACGTCGTGGTGGTCGGCGACCGGTTGTTCGACGAGTCAAGGCATACCGTCATCGGCAGCCACGGGTTCTATATAGACCTGACGCCCCCGCGGGCAACACGCTCGCGCGAGCAGCAGAACCAGGTGAGCGAGGCGGTCGTCGAGATCACCGAGGCGCGCAGCGGTATCGAACAGGCCAAGGGCATGCTGATGCTCGTCTACCGGATCGGCGAGGATGCCGCCTTCGAACTGTTGCGATGGCGCTCACAGGAAACCAACACCCGACTGAAGTCGCTGGCGCAGCAGCTGGTCAAGGATTTCCTCGAACTCGATTACCACGAGCAACTCCCACATCGCAGCGTGTATGACCGGCTGTTACTGACCGCACATCTGCGCGCCGATTGCTGA
- a CDS encoding SRPBCC domain-containing protein: MTGPLEIARTVDIAATPAAVWAALTEQDLIAQWFGDSAELDPVPGGVGYFGWSTHGRFRVVVEQIDAPRLLVYRWAREADVDPVPGNSTVVRFELTPTAGGTRLSLVESGFDELDDPATAHADNTGGWQTELDDLVRMLGVAA, encoded by the coding sequence ATGACCGGCCCACTCGAGATCGCCCGAACCGTCGACATCGCCGCAACTCCGGCTGCGGTGTGGGCCGCGCTCACAGAGCAAGACCTGATTGCCCAATGGTTCGGAGACAGCGCCGAATTGGACCCGGTGCCCGGGGGCGTCGGGTACTTCGGCTGGTCCACACACGGCCGTTTTCGGGTGGTGGTCGAGCAGATCGATGCGCCGCGATTGCTGGTCTACCGGTGGGCTCGCGAGGCCGACGTGGACCCGGTGCCGGGAAATTCCACCGTCGTACGCTTCGAGCTCACGCCGACCGCGGGCGGAACGCGACTTTCGCTGGTGGAGAGCGGGTTCGACGAACTGGACGACCCCGCGACCGCGCATGCCGACAACACCGGAGGTTGGCAGACCGAACTCGACGACCTCGTGCGGATGCTCGGAGTCGCGGCGTGA
- a CDS encoding restriction endonuclease: MRPTTLLIIGILAGGTALLCGSSAITAVGAGLAAALLAAAVPHFLTGLRTPAAGENPIDTMSGVEFEDYVARVARSCGVSVIMTSATGDWGVDLIVGRRPDRLAIQCKRVARPVGTGAVQEVVAGAAMQDCTHTMVVTNNDFTPAARKLAERHGCTLVGGAELPRLKGAIRDLAGPRR; encoded by the coding sequence GTGCGCCCGACGACCTTGCTCATCATCGGCATCCTCGCCGGCGGGACGGCGCTGCTCTGCGGCTCCAGTGCGATCACCGCTGTCGGCGCGGGGTTGGCCGCTGCGCTACTGGCCGCCGCGGTGCCGCATTTCCTGACCGGGCTGCGCACACCCGCAGCCGGTGAGAATCCGATCGACACCATGTCCGGAGTTGAATTCGAGGATTACGTGGCCCGGGTTGCGCGGTCCTGCGGCGTATCGGTGATCATGACCTCCGCGACCGGTGACTGGGGGGTCGACCTGATCGTCGGCAGACGCCCGGACCGCCTCGCCATCCAGTGCAAGCGAGTGGCACGACCGGTGGGCACCGGGGCGGTTCAGGAAGTGGTTGCCGGTGCCGCCATGCAGGATTGCACGCACACCATGGTGGTCACGAACAACGATTTCACCCCGGCAGCGCGGAAACTCGCCGAGCGGCACGGTTGCACGTTGGTCGGCGGCGCCGAGCTCCCCCGGCTGAAAGGTGCGATCCGCGATCTCGCGGGCCCGAGACGCTGA
- a CDS encoding metalloregulator ArsR/SmtB family transcription factor: MLAVLADDTRWRILTELGSADMSASALATLLPVSRQAIAKHLSVLSDAGLVEAVPVGREIRYRALGAKLSALGAQLIAIGQQWDRRLMAIKRIAEGLS, from the coding sequence ATGCTCGCCGTGCTGGCCGATGACACGCGTTGGCGCATCCTGACCGAACTCGGCTCGGCCGACATGTCCGCCAGCGCACTGGCGACCCTATTGCCGGTGAGCAGGCAGGCGATCGCCAAACATCTTTCGGTGCTCTCGGATGCGGGCTTGGTGGAGGCGGTTCCTGTCGGGCGGGAGATCCGCTATCGGGCCCTGGGGGCGAAATTGAGCGCGCTGGGTGCGCAGCTGATCGCAATCGGTCAGCAATGGGATCGTCGCCTGATGGCGATCAAGCGCATCGCCGAAGGACTGTCGTAG